GCACTTTCTGCGGAACTGGCGGAATTGGTAGACGCGCTAGATTCAGGTTCTAGTGTCTGCAAAGACTTCCGGGTTCAAGTCCCGGGTTCCGCATCTTAATTTTTACGGGCACGATCGTCGTGTCCGTATTGTTTTTTGTCCCATTTTATTCACTCCACGCTCATTGCTCGACCGTGATCACCAGTTCACAGAACCCGCTTGTCAAGCGACTGCGTAAGCTGAGCCGAGCCAAAGACCGAGCCCGCGAGGGGTTACTACTTCTAGAGGGCACCCACTTGTTGGAGGAGGCTCTGCGCGTGGGCTGGCCCCTAGAGATTGTGTGTTACACCCCAGACTGGGCACAGGCTCACCCTGAGCTGCTGAGCACGATCGAGCAGCAAGCGGAGATGAATTGCCAGGAATGCTCCCCTGAGGTGGTTGCTGCGATCACCACGACTGTCAGCCCCGATGGCGTTGTAGCAGCTGCACAGCGCGACTGGAGTGGACGTCCAACCCTGGCAGCAAAGTCCCTGACATTAGTACTGGAAACCCTGCAAGACCCCGGCAACTTGGGCACGATCATTCGTACAGCGGCAGCGGCGGGCAGTGATGGTTTGCTGCTTAGTGCTGACAGCGCCGATCCGGAAAACCCTAAG
This genomic window from Leptolyngbya sp. FACHB-261 contains:
- a CDS encoding RNA methyltransferase, yielding MSVLFFVPFYSLHAHCSTVITSSQNPLVKRLRKLSRAKDRAREGLLLLEGTHLLEEALRVGWPLEIVCYTPDWAQAHPELLSTIEQQAEMNCQECSPEVVAAITTTVSPDGVVAAAQRDWSGRPTLAAKSLTLVLETLQDPGNLGTIIRTAAAAGSDGLLLSADSADPENPKVLRASAGTWFHCPMQRVTVLSETIQALKAQGMQAIATLPTAPLTYWQQDLRPPTLILLGNEGAGLSPELIDLADHQVSVPLSPGVESLNVGITAALLLYEARRQRSF